In one window of Gossypium hirsutum isolate 1008001.06 chromosome A01, Gossypium_hirsutum_v2.1, whole genome shotgun sequence DNA:
- the LOC107960717 gene encoding receptor-like protein Cf-9 homolog has product MERYESALSSPLKDMRVFFSISNLVLVSGQCQSDQRQLLLEFKSSFNTTFTSPGKMMRWNQTSDCCSWDGVSCDAGGHVIGLDLSNGIILGAIDNSSSLFRLQHLQRLNLAFNLFIYAFPTGFEKLENLSYLNLSNAGFTGQIPVEISLLTSLVTLDLSVILFQGSLELEMLVQNLTRLRFLYLDGVNISATGNKWCRALSPLTELQVLSMSHCCLSGPMDSFLSKLRSLSVIRLDQNNLSGLVPPFLAEFPNLTSLHLNDNDLSGRLPEEIFQIPTLQALDLSNNRVLEGSIKKFPLNASLQALRLTHTYWGANSRIYRFSGPIPNFSSSRNLTELNLAGNQLNGTIHSTDWSGLSKLVSVDLQTNKLSGTIPPTLFGLPSLQELVLSENQFDGSIGDLHGKASLLLRYVDLRSNKLQGQFPVSLFEFHGLEYLSISSGLIPMTAFQNLRNLSYLDLSYNRLSIDATTTNISSLSFPTFNILMLGSCNLTEFPGKKAWRDKPKNDAARREGQTCKHCRKVGHPEEKCWFNPEAVCQYCKKKGHVERVCKRGDRVVLADFKTKMQEVFEMSDLGEMSYFLGMEVSQQVSRLARQVCTESVSFSYSTNSFLKNQTSLNYLDLSKNQIHGGIPNWIWKAKSLSYLNLSQNFLVEFERPLKNITSTLGFLDLHGNQLHGKIPILLLHAIYLDYSNNNFNSVLPAHVGDFLQSANFFSISNNNFHESIPRSICNISALKVLDLSNNSLRGPIPQCLFQMNVSFGVLNLGRNNLSGIISDTFSESCQLKTLHLNQNRLEGKVPKSLANCKMLEVLDIGNNLINGSFPCHLTNIAMLRVLVLRSNNFSGHIDCSGDNIGWKMLQIFDIASTILVPNPDKNQSELKDLRFEGEALDPFYYQDAIIVTIKGLELELVKILTIFTTIDISYNNFEWLIPEVIGTFKALYGLNFSHNAFSGPIPLESVDLSSNSLHGEIPSQLANLNFLSFLNVSNNKLVGPIPTSTQLQSFSEASFENNAGLCGPPLKATCGLPPAKTHNPSDARSTINWNYISAETGFCFGFEISVTLLIFWKRWRKWYFERMDRALSGLFPCFPLETRKHGRRANRNQRRH; this is encoded by the exons ATGGAAAGATACGAGTCGGCACTGTCATCTCCATTAAAAGACATGAGAG TTTTCTTTAGCATTAGCAACTTGGTTTTAGTATCTGGCCAATGTCAGAGTGATCAGAGACAGTTGTTGCTTGAATTCAAAAGCAGCTTCAACACTACATTTACTAGTCCAGGAAAGATGATGAGATGGAATCAAACCTCGGATTGTTGTTCCTGGGATGGTGTTAGTTGCGATGCCGGTGGTCATGTTATCGGTCTTGATTTGAGCAATGGAATCATTTTAGGTGCAATTGACAATTCAAGTAGTCTTTTTCGTCTTCAACATCTCCAGCGACtcaatttggcttttaatttgttcATCTACGCTTTTCCTACTGGATTTGAAAAGTTGGAGAATTTGAGTTATCTTAATTTGTCAAATGCTGGCTTTACAGGACAAATTCCAGTTGAGATTTCACTACTGACAAGTTTGGTCACCCTCGACTTATCTGTAATTTTATTCCAAGGATCTTTGGAGCTGGAGATGCTTGTTCAAAATCTCACGAGGCTAAGATTTCTTTATCTTGATGGCGTAAATATATCAGCCACGGGGAATAAGTGGTGCCGAGCCTTATCGCCACTAACTGAGTTGCAAGTGTTAAGTATGTCTCACTGTTGTCTTTCAGGACCTATGGATTCTTTCCTTTCCAAGCTTCGGTCTCTCTCAGTAATTCGCTTGGATCAGAACAATTTGTCTGGCTTGGTTCCGCCATTCCTTGCAGAATTCCCAAACTTAACTTCCCTTCATCTTAATGACAATGATTTGAGCGGAAGACTTCCAGAAGAAATTTTTCAAATACCTACATTACAAGCTCTTGATTTGTCAAACAATAGAGTACTGGAAGGTTCGATTAAAAAGTTTCCTCTTAATGCTTCTCTTCAGGCTCTAAGACTTACACACACATATTGGGGGGCAAATTCCAGAATCTATCG TTTTTCTGGTCcaataccaaatttttcatcaTCCAGAAATCTTACAGAGCTAAACCTTGCTGGTAATCAATTAAATGGCACAATTCATTCCACTGATTGGTCAGGCCTTTCTAAGCTAGTGAGTGTTGACTTACAAACAAACAAGTTAAGTGGAACCATTCCACCAACTTTGTTTGGCCTTCCATCACTGCAGGAACTTGTCCTTTCCGAAAATCAGTTCGATGGCAGCATTGGTGACCTTCATGGTAAGGCCTCTTTACTGCTTCGTTACGTTGATCTTAGAAGTAATAAATTACAAGGGCAATTTCCAGTGTCGTTGTTTGAATTCCATGGTCTAGAATACCTGTCAATTTCCAGTGGTTTGATACCAATGACTGCCTTTCAAAACCTGAGGAATCTTTCTTATCTTGATCTCTCATATAACAGGTTGTCTATTGATGCCACTACTACTAATATTTCCTCACTTTCTTTCCCCACATTTAACATCTTGATGTTGGGATCTTGCAACTTAACAGAGTTCCCTG gcaagaaggcctggagagacaaACCAAAGAATGATGCTGCAAGGAGAGAaggtcagacttgcaagcactgcagaaaGGTTGGTCATCCAGAAGAAAAGTGCTGGTTTAATCCAGAAGCTGTTTGTCAGTATTGTAAgaagaagggtcatgttgagagagtctgcaagA gaggagatcgagtAGTGCTGGCTgatttcaagaccaagatgcaggaagtgtttgaaatgtctgatcttgGGGAGATGTCCTATTTTCTTGGAATGGAGGTGTCTCAA caagtctcgagacttgctcgACAAGTCTGTACTGAATCTGTTAGTTTCAGTTACAGCACCAACAGTTTCCTAAAAAATCAGACTAGTTTAAACTACCTAGACCTTTCAAAAAACCAAATTCATGGGGGCATACCCAATTGGATTTGGAAAGCAAAAAGTCTTTCTTATCTAAATCTTTCTCAGAACTTTCTTGTAGAATTCGAAAGACCTTTGAAAAACATAACCTCTACTCTTGGGTTTCTTGACCTGCATGGCAACCAATTGCATGGGAAAATCCCAATTCTTCTATTGCATGCCATCTATCTGGATTACTCAAACAACAATTTCAACTCTGTTTTACCAGCTCACGTTGGTGACTTCCTCCAGTCTGCTAATTTTTTCTCCATTTCAAACAATAATTTTCATGAGAGTATCCCTCGGTCAATATGCAACATTTCAGCTCTTAAAGTACTTGATCTATCTAATAATTCCTTAAGGGGGCCTATTCCTCAATGCCTCTTTCAGATGAATGTGTCTTTTGGAGTATTGAATTTGGGGCGAAATAATCTCAGTGGCATTATCTCTGACACTTTTTCAGAAAGCTGTCAGTTAAAAACTCTACATCTCAATCAAAACCGATTGGAAGGAAAGGTTCCAAAATCATTGGCCAATTGCAAAATGCTGGAGGTTCTAGACATTGGCAACAATCTAATCAATGGCTCATTCCCGTGCCATTTGACGAATATAGCCATGTTACGTGTCCTTGTTTTACGATCCAACAATTTCAGCGGTCACATTGATTGTTCTGGAGACAATATTGGATGGAAAATGCTTCAAATATTTGACATAGCATCAACAATTTTAGTG CCTAATCCGGATAAAAACCAATCGGAGCTTAAAGATCTCCGGTTTGAAGGCGAAGCACTCGATCCATTTTATTATCAAGATGCAATAATAGTTACCATCAAAGGTTTGGAGTTGGAGCTAGTGAAGATCCTGACCATTTTCACCACCATTGACATTTCATACAACAACTTTGAATGGCTAATACCAGAAGTAATCGGCACATTCAAAGCACTTTATGGCCTCAACTTCTCACATAATGCTTTCTCAGGGCCAATCCCG CTAGAGTCTGTGGACCTTTCAAGCAACAGTCTACATGGTGAGATCCCTTCGCAGCTGGCAAacctcaatttcctttcatttcttaACGTCTCAAATAATAAGCTGGTGGGCCCAATCCCAACGAGCACCCAGCTTCAATCATTTTCAGAAGCTTCATTTGAGAACAATGCTGGATTATGTGGACCTCCTTTAAAGGCAACATGCGGGTTACCACCAGCTAAAACACACAACCCTTCAGATGCTAGGAGCACTATCAACTGGAATTATATAAGTGCTGAGACAGGGTTTTGCTTTGGGTTCGAAATTTCCGTTACACTTCTTATCTTTTGGAAGAGATGGAGGAAATGGTATTTTGAGCGCATGGATCGTGCTCTTTCTGGGCTTTTCCCTTGTTTTCCTCTTGAAACCAGAAAGCATGGGAGGAGAGCTAACCGGAACCAAAGGAGGCACTAG
- the LOC107960718 gene encoding receptor-like protein 9DC3 → MRILLLSWLLFNSYFAAFFCISNLVLVSGRCQSDQKQLLLELNLSSNLNSTAFPTPLRRLMKWNQTTDCCSWDGVSCDAGGHVIGLDLSDRAISSPIDNSSSLFRLQHLQQLNLAFNRFEQVFPAGFDKLENLSYLNLSYAGFTGQIPIEISHLTRLVTLDLSIDRYSSPEESLKLEKPNLKMLAQNLTGLRFLYLDGINMSTTGNKWSQALSPLIKLQAFWSSTIPPTLFGIPSVQALDLSQNQFNGTIGGLHVKASSLLDTLDLRSNKLQGQFPMFVFKLHGLTLLDLSSNNFSGLIPMSAFQNLRNLSYLDLSYNRLSIDAITTNISSLCLPKLTKLFLASCNLMEFPNFLKNQSSLIQLDLSNNQIVGARGSNKRENKSTEHEARLIRMKLKRNLAVTASICAAACHQAACTSTTKCNSSMVGQFPIQIHGEMPSWIWKTVYWGLLNLSGNFLVEFERPLNNIKSSFIGLDLRGNQLEGQIPILPLGVIYLDFSNNKFNSVLPAHIGDSLRYASFVSISNNNIHGSIPPSLCNITYPRVLDLSNNSLSGPIPQCLFQMNVPNTVLNLRQNNLSGIISDTFSKSCELQILDLNQNRLEGKVPKSLENCKRMEVLDIGNNQINDSFPCHLKNIATLHVLILRSNKFNGHIDCPGNSSGWPMLQIFDLASNNFSGKLHLTCLGIWEAMQLNPDKDQSELVYIIIATYLNDVLRYEDTISVTIKSLELKLVKILPEFTSIDISCNNFEGPIPNVIGTFKALYALNFSQNAFSGPIPAFFGNLRQLGSVDLSSNSLHGEIPLQLANLNFLSFLNVSNNKLVGPTSTQLQSFSEASFENNAGLCGPPLMATCGLPPAKTDNPPDARSTVNWNYISAETGFCFGFGISITLLIFWKRWRKWYFERMDRALSWVFPCLPLETRKHGRRATRNQRRH, encoded by the exons ATGAGGATTTTACTTCTTTCATGGCTcttattcaattcatattttgCAGCTTTCTTTTGCATTAGCAACTTGGTTTTAGTTTCTGGTCGATGTCAAAGTGATCAGAAACAGTTGTTGCTAGAATTGAATTTGAGCAGCAACTTAAATTCTACTGCATTTCCTACCCCATTAAGAAGGCTGATGAAATGGAACCAAACCACGGATTGTTGTTCCTGGGATGGTGTAAGCTGCGATGCTGGTGGTCATGTCATCGGTCTTGATTTGAGTGATCGAGCAATTTCAAGTCCAATTGACAATTCTAGTAGTCTTTTCCGTCTTCAACATCTTCAGCAACTCAATTTGGCTTTTAATCGGTTTGAGCAAGTTTTTCCTGCTGGATTTGATAAGTTGGAGAATTTGAGTTATCTTAATTTGTCTTATGCTGGCTTTACAGGGCAAATTCCAATTGAGATATCACACTTGACAAGGTTGGTTACTCTCGATTTATCTATAGATAGATATTCTTCTCCGGAAGAATCATTGAAACTTGAGAAGCCAAACTTAAAGATGCTTGCTCAAAATCTCACGGGGCTAAGATTCCTCTATCTTGATGGCATAAATATGTCGACTACGGGGAATAAATGGTCTCAAGCCTTATCTCCACTGATTAAGTTGCAA GCTTTCTGGTCCAGTACCATTCCACCAACTTTGTTTGGCATTCCATCGGTGCAGGCACTTGATCTTTCCCAAAATCAATTCAATGGCACCATTGGTGGCCTTCATGTTAAGGCCTCTTCGCTGCTTGATACCCTTGATCTTAGGAGCAACAAGTTACAAGGGCAATTTCCAATGTTTGTGTTTAAACTCCATGGTCTCACTTTACTGGATCTTTCTTCAAACAACTTCAGCGGTTTGATACCAATGAGTGCCTTTCAGAACTTGAGGAATCTTTCGTATCTTGATCTCTCATATAACAGGTTGTCAATTGATGCCATTACTACTAATATTTCCTCACTTTGTTTAcccaaacttaccaaattgttTTTGGCATCTTGCAACTTAATGGAGTTTCCTAATTTCTTGAAAAATCAGTCCAGTTTAATTCAACTAGACCTTTCTAACAACCaaattgttggtgcaagaggcagcaacaaaAGAGAGAACAAGAGCACAGAACATGAAGCAAG GTTAATTAGAATGAAACTAAAGAGAAACCTTGCTGTTACAGCAAGCATATGTGCTGCAGCATGTCATCAAGCTGCATGCACTtcaaccacaaaatgtaacagcagcatggttggccaatttcCAATACAAATTCATGGGGAAATGCCCAGTTGGATTTGGAAAACAGTATATTGGGGGCTCTTAAATCTTTCTGGGAACTTCCTTGTAGAATTTGAAAGACctttgaataatataaaatctaGTTTTATTGGTTTGGACCTGCGTGGAAATCAATTGGAAGGGCAAATCCCAATTCTTCCATTAGGTGTCATCTATCTGGATTTCTCAAACAACAAATTCAACTCTGTTTTACCAGCTCACATTGGTGACTCCCTCCGGTATGCTAGTTTCGTCTCCATATCAAATAACAACATTCATGGGAGTATCCCGCCGTCGCTGTGTAACATTACGTATCCTCGAGTACTTGATTTGTCTAATAACTCCTTGAGTGGACCAATTCCTCAATGCCTTTTTCAGATGAACGTGCCGAATACAGTACTGAATCTAAGGCAAAACAATCTCAGTGGCATCATTTCTGACACTTTTTCAAAAAGTTGTGAGTTACAAATTCTGGATCTGAATCAAAACCGATTGGAAGGAAAAGTTCCAAAATCGTTGGAGAATTGCAAAAGAATGGAGGTTTTAGACATTGGCAACAATCAGATCAATGACTCTTTCCCATGTCATTTGAAGAACATAGCCACATTGCATGTCCTTATTTTACGTTCCAACAAATTCAATGGCCACATTGATTGTCCCGGAAATAGTAGTGGATGGCCAATGCTTCAGATTTTTGACTTAGCATCCAACAATTTTAGTGGTAAACTGCATCTGACATGTTTAGGGATCTGGGAGGCAATGCAGCTTAACCCAGATAAAGACCAATCAGAGCTCGTATATATCATAATTGCAACTTATCTTAACGATGTTTTAAGATATGAAGATACAATATCAGTTACCATCAAAAGTTTAGAGTTGAAGCTAGTGAAGATCTTGCCCGAGTTCACCTCCATTGACATTTCATGCAACAACTTTGAAGGACCAATACCAAATGTGATCGGAACATTCAAAGCACTTTATGCCCTCAACTTTTCACAAAATGCTTTCTCAGGGCCAATCCCGGCATTTTTTGGAAACCTGCGACAGCTCGGGTCTGTAGATCTTTCAAGCAACAGTCTACATGGTGAGATCCCTTTGCAGCTGGCAAacctcaatttcctttcatttcttaACGTCTCAAATAATAAGCTGGTGGGTCCAACGAGCACCCAGCTTCAATCATTTTCAGAAGCTTCATTTGAGAACAATGCTGGATTGTGTGGACCTCCTTTAATGGCAACATGCGGATTACCACCAGCTAAAACAGACAACCCTCCGGATGCTAGGAGCACTGTCAACTGGAATTATATAAGTGCTGAGACAGGGTTTTGCTTTGGGTTCGGAATTTCCATTACACTTCTTATCTTTTGGAAGAGATGGAGGAAATGGTATTTTGAGCGCATGGATCGTGCTCTTTCCTGGGTTTTCCCTTGTTTGCCTCTTGAAACCAGAAAGCATGGGAGGAGAGCTACCCGGAACCAAAGGAGGCACTAG
- the LOC107958071 gene encoding receptor-like protein 7, protein MRMSLFSLLFLNSFVLVMLIVDVVLVSAQCQNDQSRLLRQLESSFSYNPTSSGKLVPLKWNQSTDCCFWDGVHCDGDGHVISLDLNSRSISSSIDNSSSLFRLQHLQWLNLAYNKFKPVFPTVFDKLENLSYLNLSNAGFKGKIPIEISRLTRLVTLDLSVSSLLGRSLKLEKPNLEMLVQNLKRLRFLYLDGVNISATGNEWCKALLPLTELQELSMSYCYLSGPILSSLSSLRSLSVIRLDNNNLSASVPQFFTEFENLTSLRLTATGLRGRVPEDIFQIRTLQILDLSTNKLLEGSFQNFPLNASLQTLTLSGTNFRGQVPESIGNLEQLTRIELVGCNFSGAIPKTMKNLTQLVYLDFSFNHFSGPIPPFSSSRNLTQLSLAHNQLKGTIDSTNWSGLSKLVSIDLQNNMLSGTIPPNLFCIPSLRRLFLSQNQFKGNLGDLHCRASSLLDTFDLSSNKLQGQFPMSVFELRGLKFLSLSSNNFSGLIPMRALQNLKNLSSLDLSYNSLSIDATDTNVSSLSFPNITTLKLISCNLTEFPDFLTYQSRLSYLDLSNNQIQGKIPNWIWKVRSLRYLNLSKNFLVKFERSLENINSSLNVLDLHGNRLQGKIEILPSSATYLDYSNNNFNSVLPAQIGDFLQFAYFFSVSGNNFKGSIPKSICSSLYLRVLDMSDNYLSGPIPKCLTRMSASLGVLNLRGNNLSGIISDTFPESCKLQTLDLNQNRLEGKVPESLGNCKKLEVVKIGNNQISGSFPCHLKNISKLRILVLRSNKFNGSIHCHKNNIGWPMLQIVDLASNNFSGKLHQKCLATWKGMQVPENEDQSKVKHLEFQFLEFYPNYYQDAITVTIKGLELELVKILTVFTTIDISCNNFEGRIPEVIGTFKELYGLNFSHNAFTGSMPSFLGNLQQLESLDLSSNYLSGGIPLQLVNLNFLSFLNVSNNKLFGQIPTGTQLQTFSKASFENNPGLCGAPLTVKCANVFRPTTHTVPELQSVDGLDWLFIFLGVGFGAGAAAFAVPLLLWKTASKWVDGNVDKILEIILPKVGLTYTRPSDLKVEADENPEEDKTEIYDDDEEDEDEESKETTEEFCGRYCVFCSKLDNNTMKKVIHDLCCTCYDSPYLSPSTSTSSSFSP, encoded by the coding sequence ATGAGGATGTCACTCTTTTCATTGCTTTTCTTGAATTCTTTTGTATTGGTTATGCTTATTGTTGATGTGGTTTTGGTTTCGGCTCAATGTCAAAATGATCAGAGTCGGTTGTTGCGTCaacttgaaagcagcttcagctACAATCCAACTTCATCAGGAAAGCTGGTGCCACTGAAATGGAATCAAAGCACAGATTGTTGTTTCTGGGATGGTGTACATTGCGATGGAGATGGTCATGTTATCAGTCTTGACTTGAACAGCAGATCAATTTCAAGTTCAATTGACAATTCAAGTAGTCTTTTCCGTCTTCAACATCTTCAGTGGCTCAATTTGGCTTATAACAAATTCAAGCCAGTTTTTCCTACTGTGTTTGATAAGCTGGAGAATTTGAGTTATCTTAACTTGTCCAATGCTGGCTTTAAAGGGAAAATTCCAATAGAGATATCACGCTTGACAAGGTTGGTCACTCTTGATTTATCTGTATCTTCACTTCTTGGAAGATCATTGAAACTTGAGAAGCCAAACCTAGAGATGCTTGTTCAAAATCTCAAGAGGCTGAGATTTCTCTATCTTGATGGAGTAAATATATCAGCTACGGGGAATGAGTGGTGCAAGGCTTTATTGCCGCTGACCGAGTTGCAAGAATTGAGCATGTCCTACTGTTATCTTTCAGGACCTATACTTTCTTCACTTTCCAGTCTCCGATCTCTCTCGGTAATTCGCTTGGACAATAACAATTTGTCGGCTTCAGTTCCACAATTCTTTacagaatttgaaaatttgaCTTCCCTTCGTCTTACTGCCACTGGGTTGCGTGGAAGAGTGCCAGAAGATATTTTCCAGATACGTACATTGCAAATTCTTGATTTGTCAACCAACAAATTACTCGAAggttcatttcaaaattttcctctcAATGCTTCTCTTCAAACTCTCACACTTAGTGGCACAAATTTCAGGGGACAAGTACCAGAATCTATCGGTAATCTTGAGCAATTGACAAGAATAGAGCTTGTGGGTTGCAATTTCAGTGGAGCCATACCCAAAACAATGAAGAACCTTACCCAACTTGTGTATCTGGATTTTTCCTTTAACCATTTTTCTGGTCCAATACCACCATTCTCATCATCCAGAAATCTTACACAACTAAGCCTTGCTCATAATCAGTTAAAGGGCACAATTGATTCCACCAACTGGTCCGGCCTTTCTAAACTAGTAAGTATTGACTTACAAAACAACATGTTAAGTGGAACCATTCCCCCAAATTTGTTTTGCATTCCATCACTGCGAAGACTTTTCCTTTCTCAGAACCAATTCAAGGGTAACCTTGGTGACCTTCATTGTAGGGCCTCTTCTTTGCTTGACACCTTTGATCTTAGTAGCAACAAGTTACAAGGGCAATTCCCAATGTCTGTGTTTGAACTCCGTGGTCTGAAGTTCCTATCACTTTCTTCAAACAACTTCAGTGGTTTGATTCCGATGAGGGCCCTTCAGAACCTGAAGAATCTTTCCTCTCTTGATCTCTCATATAACAGTTTGTCTATTGATGCCACTGATACTAATGTTTCCTCACTTTCTTTCCCTAACATCACCACATTGAAGTTGATATCTTGCAACTTAACGGAGTTCCCTGATTTTTTGACATATCAGTCTAGATTATCCTATCTAGACCTTTCAAACAACCAGATTCAAGGGAAAATACCGAATTGGATTTGGAAAGTGAGAAGCCTTAGATACCTAAATCTTTCTAAAAACTTCCTTGTAAAATTTGAAAGATCTTTGGAGAATATAAATTCTAGTCTCAATGTTTTGGACCTGCATGGCAATCGATTGCAAGGGAAAATTGAAATTCTTCCATCAAGTGCCACCTATTTGGATTACTCAAACAACAATTTTAACTCTGTTTTACCAGCTCAGATCGGTGACTTCCTCCAGTTTGCTTATTTCTTCTCTGTCTCGGGCAATAACTTCAAGGGGAGTATTCCCAAGTCGATATGCAGTAGCTTATATCTCAGAGTACTTGATATGTCTGATAATTACTTGAGTGGGCCAATTCCTAAATGCCTGACTCGAATGAGTGCATCTCTTGGAGTACTGAATCTAAGGGGAAACAATCTCAGTGGCATCATTTCTGACACTTTTCCAGAAAGTTGTAAGTTGCAAACTCTAGATCTCAATCAGAACCGATTGGAAGGAAAGGTTCCAGAATCACTGGGGAATTGCAAAAAGCTGGAGGTTGTAAAGATTGGCAACAATCAGATCAGTGGCAGCTTCCCATGCCATTTGAAGAATATATCTAAGTTGCGTATCCTTGTTTTACGATCTAACAAATTCAATGGCAGTATTCATTGTCACAAGAACAATATTGGCTGGCCAATGCTTCAGATTGTTGACTTAGCATCCAATAATTTTAGCGGTAAACTGCATCAAAAATGTTTGGCGACCTGGAAGGGTATGCAGGTTCCTGAGAATGAAGACCAGTCAAAGGTCAAACATCTTGAGTTTCAGTTTCTTGAATTCTATCCAAATTACTATCAAGATGCAATAACAGTTACCATCAAAGGTTTAGAGTTGGAGCTGGTGAAGATCCTAACCGTGTTCACCACCATTGACATTTCTTGTAACAACTTTGAAGGGCGAATACCAGAAGTCATTGGAACATTCAAAGAACTTTATGGCCTAAACTTTTCACATAATGCTTTCACAGGGTCAATGCCATCATTTTTAGGGAACCTGCAACAGCTTGAGTCCTTGGACCTCTCAAGTAATTACTTGAGTGGTGGGATTCCATTGCAGCTTGTAAacctcaatttcctttcatttcttaATGTCTCGAACAATAAGCTATTTGGACAGATCCCAACTGGCACCCAGCTTCAAACGTTTTCAAAAGCTTCATTTGAGAACAACCCTGGATTGTGTGGGGCTCCTCTAACTGTAAAGTGTGCAAATGTATTTCGACCTACAACACATACAGTGCCGGAATTACAATCAGTGGATGGATTAGATTGGCTGTTCATATTCCTGGGGGTGGGATTTGGTGCAGGAGCAGCAGCATTTGCTGTACCCTTACTACTTTGGAAGACAGCAAGTAAATGGGTTGATGGCAACGTTGATAAAATCCTTGAGATCATCCTTCCAAAGGTGGGTCTCACTTACACACGTCCTAGTGACTTGAAGGTTGAGGCAGATGAAAATCCTGAGGAAGACAAGACAGAAATTTATGACGATGATGAAGAAGACGAAGACGAAGAAAGCAAGGAAACCACGGAAGAATTTTGCGGGAGATACTGTGTGTTTTGCTCCAAACTTGACAATAACACCATGAAGAAGGTAATTCATGACCTATGTTGTACCTGCTATGATTCACCATATCTATCGCCTTCTACTTCcacttcttcttcattttctccTTAG
- the LOC107961287 gene encoding UPF0098 protein CPn_0877/CP_0992/CPj0877/CpB0906, whose protein sequence is MASEQAQDQFRLVSPSINHEGKLPRKYTDEGQGAKKNLSPPLEWYNVPDGTQSMALVVEDIDAPDPSDPIKPWTCWVVANMPPKLKGLPEGFSGKEEEVGGDYASLKEGHNDYKVPGWRGPKLPSHGHRFQFRLFALDEQLKHGNKVTKEKLLEDIEGHVIGEAQMTTMF, encoded by the exons ATGGCTAGTGAGCAAGCTCAAGATCAGTTCAGGCTAGTATCCCCATCCATAAACCACGAAGGAAAATTACCACGAAAATACACCGACGAAGGTCAAGGTGCAAAAAAGAATCTTTCTCCCCCACTAGAATGGTACAATGTGCCGGATGGGACTCAGTCAATGGCCTTGGTTGTGGAAGATATCGATGCACCGGACCCTAGTGACCCGATCAAGCCATGGACATGTTGGGTGGTGGCTAATATGCCGCCGAAGTTGAAAGGTCTCCCTGAAGGGTTCTCTGGGAAAGAAGAGGAAGTCGGTGGTGATTATGCTTCTCTCAAAGAAGGTCATAATGATTATAAAGTCCCTGGTTGGCGAGGACCTAAGTTGCCCTCTCATGGTCATCGTTTCCAATTCAGGCTATTTGCTTTGGATGAGCAGTTGAAACATGGTAACAAA GTGACGAAGGAGAAGTTGCTTGAGGACATTGAAGGACACGTGATAGGGGAAGCACAAATGACCACCATGTTTTAA
- the LOC107958072 gene encoding cytochrome c-type biogenesis protein CcmE homolog, mitochondrial — MATRLAALRLRSHLLRNCSTLSTLRSPTSISHPAPLPISTTHHYFMSPTLRFLSTSTRRIPTRPKKVDIGARARQLQTRRLWTYALTFSCVAGFVVLVLNNFQDQLVFYVTPTDALEKYTKNPSKTKFRLGGLVLEGSVVQPSSSKEMEFVITDLITDILVRYEGSLPDLFREGHSVVVEGFVKPFTEEIKRDVSTRGVSSKARSGDCYFSATEVLAKHDEKYMPQEVAAAIEKNKKMIEDGLEGAKESVA, encoded by the coding sequence ATGGCCACTAGGCTCGCCGCTCTCCGTCTCAGATCCCATCTCCTCCGCAACTGCTCAACTCTCTCCACCCTCAGATCTCCAACGTCGATCTCTCACCCCGCGCCCCTTCCCATCTCTACTACTCACCATTACTTCATGTCTCCAACCCTCCGTTTCCTCTCCACTTCCACCCGGCGGATCCCGACCCGACCCAAAAAAGTCGACATCGGGGCCCGAGCTCGCCAGCTCCAGACCCGCCGCCTCTGGACTTACGCATTAACCTTCAGTTGCGTCGCGGGTTTTGTAGTTTTAGTCCTCAACAATTTTCAAGACCAATTAGTCTTTTACGTTACCCCAACCGACGCCCTCGAGAAATACACGAAAAACCCATCGAAAACAAAGTTCAGGCTCGGTGGTCTGGTTCTCGAAGGAAGCGTGGTTCAACCCAGTTCTTCTAAAGAAATGGAGTTCGTCATTACCGATTTGATAACTGATATTCTGGTTAGGTACGAAGGTTCGCTACCTGATTTGTTTAGAGAAGGACATTCCGTTGTGGTTGAAGGATTCGTTAAGCCGTTCACGGAAGAGATTAAAAGGGACGTTTCTACAAGGGGCGTTTCGTCGAAAGCAAGGAGCGGTGATTGTTACTTTTCGGCGACTGAAGTTCTTGCTAAGCATGATGAGAAATATATGCCTCAAGAGGTTGCTGCTGCAATTGAGAAGAACAAGAAGATGATTGAGGATGGGCTGGAAGGAGCTAAGGAATCTGTAGCTTGA